One Halovivax ruber XH-70 genomic region harbors:
- a CDS encoding MATE family efflux transporter: MSDGGVRSRMLAVWRRVIGLAWPIMAEQTTRTLMRTVDIIISGMFSPAAITAIGLADLYARLPLRIGLGLGGGAIALSSQDTGRGAGDTRDEAITQAIVLGAIAGVPFVLFGLVLSEFAISVLGGNAAVVAYGSVYLALVMVTAPARHVGLIAARALQGTGDTISPMIVNVVANVANVTGSVVLGLGLFGAPRLEIVGVGIATAVANVFTGIVLVGVIASPFRQGRLVRPTDWVVTKQLVAVSTPRVGEGMVATAIEFPFNSLLLLLGTEVNAGYQVGRRVYQQITSPLGRGYNVAASVVVGQSLGAGKPDQARFEGWSIAALGLATVGVIGIGLALEADTFVAIFTDDPETVEYAITFAVAYGLGAPLLVTYIVIAGALQGAGETKIPFVARASGLFLFYLCGSYIAAIPLGYGAAGVGAGIVGYFAWSLLVVTVGFRYGDWAGKAARMMDERTDSERS; this comes from the coding sequence ATGAGCGATGGGGGCGTTCGCTCGCGGATGCTCGCCGTCTGGCGGCGCGTCATCGGGCTCGCGTGGCCGATCATGGCCGAGCAGACGACGCGAACGCTGATGCGGACGGTCGACATCATCATCAGCGGCATGTTCTCGCCGGCGGCGATCACCGCGATCGGACTGGCAGACCTCTACGCGCGCCTCCCGCTTCGCATCGGGCTCGGTCTCGGCGGTGGCGCGATCGCCCTGTCGAGTCAGGACACCGGCCGCGGAGCAGGCGATACCCGCGACGAGGCCATCACGCAGGCGATCGTGCTCGGGGCGATCGCGGGCGTTCCGTTCGTCCTCTTCGGGCTCGTCCTCTCCGAGTTCGCGATCAGCGTTCTCGGTGGAAACGCTGCCGTCGTCGCCTACGGGTCGGTCTACCTCGCACTCGTGATGGTGACGGCGCCGGCACGGCACGTCGGCCTGATCGCCGCCCGGGCGCTTCAGGGGACGGGCGACACCATCTCGCCGATGATCGTCAACGTCGTCGCGAACGTGGCCAACGTTACCGGGTCGGTCGTCCTGGGACTCGGCCTCTTCGGCGCGCCCCGCCTGGAGATCGTCGGCGTCGGAATCGCGACGGCCGTCGCCAACGTCTTTACCGGCATCGTCCTCGTCGGCGTCATCGCCAGCCCGTTCCGGCAGGGACGCCTCGTCCGCCCGACGGACTGGGTCGTGACGAAACAGCTCGTCGCGGTGAGTACGCCTCGCGTCGGCGAAGGGATGGTCGCGACGGCCATCGAGTTTCCCTTCAACTCCCTGCTGCTTCTCCTCGGGACCGAGGTGAACGCTGGCTATCAGGTCGGTCGGCGAGTGTACCAGCAAATCACGAGCCCGCTCGGCCGGGGCTACAACGTCGCCGCGAGCGTCGTGGTCGGCCAGTCCCTCGGGGCGGGCAAGCCCGACCAGGCGCGATTCGAAGGCTGGTCAATCGCCGCGCTCGGCCTCGCGACCGTCGGGGTAATCGGCATCGGACTCGCCCTGGAGGCGGATACGTTCGTGGCGATCTTCACCGACGACCCCGAGACCGTCGAGTACGCAATCACCTTCGCCGTCGCCTACGGGCTCGGGGCGCCGCTCCTGGTCACCTACATCGTCATCGCCGGCGCGCTCCAGGGGGCCGGAGAGACGAAGATCCCGTTCGTCGCCCGGGCGAGCGGACTCTTCCTGTTCTACCTCTGTGGCTCGTACATCGCCGCCATCCCCCTCGGCTACGGCGCGGCCGGCGTCGGCGCCGGGATCGTCGGCTACTTCGCCTGGTCGTTGCTCGTCGTCACCGTCGGCTTCAGGTACGGCGACTGGGCCGGGAAGGCGGCGCGGATGATGGACGAGCGCACGGATTCGGAACGCAGCTGA
- a CDS encoding gamma-glutamylcyclotransferase family protein, translated as MTVEHTCFVYGTLTDPARVEAVVGSADAAHLGPAILDGLHRVEGEYPTLAPGGSVEGSLLAVDDPGLDALDEYEGVDRGLYVRVAVSCSHPEVDADCVWTYVGEPTRLDAAAEWPGDRSFESRVQDGVADCTVVGPRS; from the coding sequence GTGACGGTCGAACACACCTGCTTCGTGTACGGGACGCTCACCGATCCCGCACGCGTCGAGGCCGTCGTCGGCTCCGCCGACGCCGCGCATCTGGGGCCCGCGATACTCGACGGACTCCACCGCGTCGAGGGCGAGTACCCGACGCTCGCACCCGGCGGGTCCGTCGAGGGATCACTGCTCGCCGTCGACGATCCAGGCCTCGACGCGCTGGACGAGTACGAGGGCGTCGACCGCGGGCTGTACGTCCGCGTCGCCGTCTCGTGTTCCCATCCCGAGGTCGACGCGGACTGCGTCTGGACGTACGTGGGAGAGCCGACCCGTCTCGATGCTGCCGCCGAGTGGCCCGGTGACCGATCGTTCGAATCGCGGGTCCAGGACGGGGTCGCCGACTGCACCGTCGTCGGGCCGCGGTCGTAA
- the ilvA gene encoding threonine ammonia-lyase, with amino-acid sequence MLELADIEAARERVAQTARGTPLEYSHTYTAMTGAEVHLKHENFQRTGAFKIRGATNRIATLSEAAKEKGVVTASAGNHAQGVALAATRVGVDSTIVMPEHAPTAKVKATENYGAEVVLHGANYDAAAERAHEIEREEDRTYVHAFDDEQVMAGQGTLGLEIVEECPDVETVVVPIGGGGLISGIAAAVKGIDPDIRVIGVQAAGASSAAPSLQKGERVVIDDVETIADGIATRSIGDRTFAHIQEYVDEVVTVTDAEIAVTMVYLLERSKTVVEGAGAVGLAATIFDAFDYDEGEVIVPLLSGGNVDMNTLTTVIMRGLVEMGRYLKLRTVLKDRPGSLEELLAIAAGHGANIYSIHHDRTSREIELSDAEIELELEVRGHDHADALVDSLRQAGYQVEQLD; translated from the coding sequence ATGCTCGAACTCGCAGACATCGAGGCCGCCCGTGAGCGCGTGGCCCAGACGGCCCGTGGGACACCCCTCGAGTATTCACACACCTATACCGCGATGACCGGCGCGGAGGTCCACCTCAAACACGAGAACTTCCAGCGAACCGGCGCGTTCAAGATCCGCGGCGCGACCAACCGCATCGCCACGCTCTCCGAGGCGGCCAAGGAGAAAGGCGTCGTCACCGCGAGCGCCGGCAACCACGCCCAGGGTGTCGCCCTCGCCGCGACCCGCGTCGGTGTCGACTCGACCATCGTCATGCCCGAACACGCGCCCACGGCGAAGGTCAAGGCCACCGAGAACTACGGCGCCGAGGTCGTCCTCCACGGGGCGAACTACGACGCCGCGGCCGAACGCGCCCACGAGATCGAGCGCGAGGAAGATCGCACCTACGTCCACGCCTTCGACGACGAGCAGGTCATGGCTGGTCAGGGAACCCTCGGCCTCGAGATCGTCGAGGAGTGCCCCGACGTCGAGACCGTCGTCGTCCCGATCGGTGGCGGCGGCCTCATCAGCGGCATCGCGGCTGCCGTCAAAGGCATCGACCCCGACATCCGCGTGATCGGCGTCCAGGCTGCCGGCGCCTCCAGCGCCGCCCCCTCGCTCCAGAAGGGCGAACGCGTCGTCATCGACGACGTCGAAACCATCGCCGACGGCATCGCCACCCGATCGATCGGGGATCGGACCTTCGCTCACATCCAGGAGTACGTCGACGAGGTCGTCACCGTCACCGACGCGGAGATCGCCGTCACCATGGTCTACCTGCTGGAACGCTCGAAGACCGTCGTCGAGGGCGCCGGCGCGGTCGGCCTCGCCGCCACCATCTTCGACGCCTTCGACTACGACGAAGGCGAGGTGATCGTCCCGCTGCTCTCCGGCGGCAACGTCGACATGAACACGCTCACCACCGTCATCATGCGCGGCCTCGTCGAGATGGGTCGCTACCTCAAACTGCGTACCGTCCTCAAGGACCGCCCCGGCTCGCTCGAAGAACTGCTCGCCATCGCTGCCGGCCACGGCGCCAACATCTACTCTATCCACCACGACCGTACCTCCCGCGAGATCGAACTCTCGGACGCCGAGATCGAGCTCGAACTCGAGGTCCGCGGCCACGATCACGCCGACGCCCTCGTCGACTCGCTGCGGCAGGCGGGGTACCAGGTAGAACAACTCGACTAA
- a CDS encoding succinylglutamate desuccinylase/aspartoacylase family protein translates to MTTLGTANAAPGELDTGRLEVGETRDGSPFGLPVAVINGADSGSTLYLQAASDGDELNGVGVLQRVVPQLDPAELSGTILVVGIVNYHAYQVAEHRNPIDDRKMNRTYPGDETGTSSERIAAATFEAASRADLVLDLHQGSTSRMIDEVRVRCGQRHRLHDECLELARVFGAGHILDQKGPEGQLARVAPDEGIPTVDPELGGCVGWDESSIQTGVEGVFNVLRYYGFLDGDATVEPQIRADDFDQFSAPAGGLVSLACDLGDRVEAGETLFTVTTPFGEPKATVRAKTDGVVWRTRRLPQVATGEYVCSVGTGVETV, encoded by the coding sequence ATGACGACGCTGGGAACGGCGAACGCGGCCCCCGGGGAGCTCGATACGGGTCGGCTCGAGGTCGGCGAGACTCGAGACGGCTCGCCGTTCGGGCTCCCGGTCGCCGTGATCAACGGGGCCGACTCCGGATCGACCCTCTACCTGCAAGCAGCGAGCGACGGCGACGAACTGAACGGCGTGGGCGTCCTCCAGCGCGTGGTGCCACAGCTCGATCCCGCCGAGCTCTCGGGGACGATCCTCGTGGTCGGGATCGTCAACTACCACGCCTATCAGGTCGCCGAACACCGTAACCCGATCGACGACCGGAAGATGAATCGGACCTACCCCGGCGACGAAACCGGGACATCGAGCGAGCGCATCGCGGCGGCGACGTTCGAGGCCGCGAGCCGGGCGGACCTCGTGCTCGACCTCCACCAGGGATCGACGAGCCGCATGATCGACGAGGTACGCGTCCGCTGCGGCCAGCGCCACCGACTGCACGACGAGTGTCTCGAACTCGCCCGCGTCTTCGGCGCCGGCCACATTTTGGACCAGAAAGGGCCGGAGGGACAGCTGGCCCGCGTCGCCCCGGACGAGGGGATCCCGACGGTCGACCCGGAACTCGGCGGCTGCGTCGGGTGGGACGAATCGAGCATCCAGACCGGCGTCGAGGGTGTCTTCAACGTGCTCCGGTACTACGGCTTCCTCGACGGCGACGCGACGGTCGAGCCCCAGATACGCGCCGACGATTTCGACCAGTTCAGTGCGCCGGCGGGCGGGCTCGTGAGCCTCGCGTGCGATCTCGGTGACCGCGTCGAGGCCGGCGAGACGCTGTTTACGGTGACGACACCGTTCGGCGAGCCCAAGGCGACCGTCCGTGCGAAGACCGACGGCGTCGTCTGGCGGACCCGACGACTGCCGCAGGTCGCCACCGGCGAGTACGTCTGTTCGGTCGGAACCGGGGTGGAGACGGTCTGA
- a CDS encoding stage II sporulation protein M, whose protein sequence is MRLDRAVSTAWHVLWDRPSDLLPLYVLGLAISGLTQAGVLLGAALIGLYLSLTGRLETIQDNLSGLGGPPDPERAPDAFAAWTESLGTALEPAMTLPVGIITIGTTLVVVLVAVLTTTAVTAGRLAGCLGRLRDERGLVAGLAGARRYWRSILALYVLELVAWIGITLLAVLLAQAGPIGVLVAVVGWLVGAISIRAIFAFAPVAVVVDETGALSGLRYAASYVRHRTIEAAGYYLVVLVALVGFGAVTAALGRLGVAAGTGLGYALLVLPLLDLVKTTLYGGGRFAIDPPARVERSLVDQLVSALGRSLRELLAFVRATPGAHTIATVTLVGGVVAGWFLATPLAGAVESSIAGRLVGHSAPVAAAEFFGNNWTVALTMAFAGFFAVVPAIVTLAFNGLAIGVVARTEVELAELLAFMAPHGVIELPAIVVAGAVGIFLGTTWVRTWRGSGSRLELADALEQAFWVLLGVGILLAIAALIEGFVSPYYWRPFL, encoded by the coding sequence ATGCGACTCGATCGTGCCGTTTCGACGGCCTGGCACGTGTTGTGGGATCGGCCGTCGGATCTCCTCCCGCTGTACGTCCTCGGGCTGGCCATCAGCGGGCTCACACAGGCGGGCGTCCTGCTCGGGGCCGCGCTGATCGGCCTCTACCTCTCGCTGACCGGCCGACTCGAGACGATTCAGGACAACCTCTCGGGGCTCGGTGGGCCACCCGATCCCGAGCGCGCGCCCGACGCGTTCGCCGCGTGGACCGAGTCACTCGGAACGGCACTGGAACCGGCGATGACGCTCCCCGTGGGTATCATCACGATCGGAACGACCCTCGTCGTCGTGCTCGTTGCCGTCCTGACCACGACTGCCGTCACCGCCGGTCGGCTCGCTGGCTGTCTCGGCCGACTCCGGGACGAGCGGGGCCTCGTGGCCGGCCTCGCCGGTGCCAGACGCTACTGGCGATCGATCCTCGCGCTGTACGTGCTCGAACTGGTCGCCTGGATCGGTATCACGCTGCTCGCCGTCCTCCTCGCGCAGGCCGGTCCGATCGGCGTCCTCGTCGCCGTGGTCGGCTGGCTCGTCGGCGCCATCTCGATCCGCGCGATCTTCGCGTTCGCCCCAGTCGCCGTCGTCGTCGACGAGACGGGCGCCCTCTCGGGCCTGCGATACGCCGCCAGCTACGTCCGCCACCGGACGATCGAGGCCGCCGGGTACTACCTCGTCGTACTCGTCGCACTCGTCGGGTTCGGCGCCGTCACGGCTGCACTCGGGCGTCTCGGCGTCGCAGCCGGAACGGGGCTTGGCTACGCGCTACTCGTCCTCCCGTTGCTCGATCTCGTGAAGACGACGCTCTACGGGGGCGGTCGGTTCGCCATCGACCCACCGGCCCGGGTCGAGCGGTCGCTCGTCGATCAGCTAGTGAGCGCCCTCGGTCGGAGTCTGCGCGAACTCCTCGCGTTCGTCAGGGCGACGCCCGGCGCCCACACCATCGCGACGGTGACGCTCGTCGGGGGCGTCGTCGCGGGCTGGTTCCTCGCCACACCACTCGCGGGCGCCGTCGAGAGTTCAATCGCCGGACGGCTGGTCGGCCACTCGGCGCCAGTCGCCGCGGCCGAGTTCTTCGGTAACAACTGGACGGTCGCACTGACGATGGCGTTCGCCGGGTTCTTCGCGGTCGTCCCGGCAATCGTCACGCTCGCGTTCAACGGACTCGCCATCGGCGTCGTCGCTCGCACCGAAGTCGAACTGGCCGAGTTACTCGCCTTCATGGCACCCCACGGCGTGATCGAACTGCCGGCGATCGTCGTCGCCGGCGCCGTCGGCATCTTCCTCGGGACGACCTGGGTGCGGACCTGGCGCGGGTCGGGAAGCCGCCTCGAATTGGCCGACGCCCTGGAACAAGCGTTCTGGGTCCTGCTAGGCGTCGGCATCCTGCTCGCGATCGCCGCCCTGATCGAGGGATTCGTCAGTCCCTACTACTGGCGACCGTTCCTGTAG
- a CDS encoding pyridoxal-phosphate dependent enzyme: MASDLVCPDCDAVYEAGPDEPWRCGCGHALEFVDRPYPEGHPRPLSSLDTSRGLWTFFEFLPIEEHVTFHEGFTPLVDAPEWNADFKLEYVFPSGSFKDRGATTTLSRAVELGVEKVIEDSSGNAGAAIATYAARAGLPADIYVPEDVKQSKLMAIQRVDARPVRVPGSREDVTAACVDAVEGVRAATGNQNGAAADREGSDGHPTPADGHPDAPYQTGRGWYASHAWNPAFYAGTMTFAFEIAAQREWSAPDALVLPIGHGTLFLGAYRGFDLLREAGITDTIPRLLGVQSVGYDPIVTVVDGDRVVEEGESEASIADGIQIREPARGSQIVEAIEATDGTAIGLGDGAVENALDRLHRGGFYVEPTTAVAPAALAHLRELGHLDEDEDVVVPLTGSGLKTM; this comes from the coding sequence ATGGCGTCAGATCTCGTCTGCCCCGACTGCGACGCCGTCTACGAGGCCGGCCCCGACGAACCCTGGCGCTGTGGCTGCGGACACGCCCTCGAGTTCGTCGACCGACCGTACCCGGAGGGCCATCCCCGGCCACTGTCGAGTCTCGACACCTCCCGCGGTCTCTGGACGTTCTTCGAGTTCCTCCCGATCGAGGAACACGTCACCTTCCACGAGGGCTTCACGCCGCTCGTCGACGCCCCCGAGTGGAACGCCGACTTCAAACTGGAGTACGTCTTCCCGTCGGGCTCGTTCAAAGACCGCGGGGCGACCACGACGCTCTCGCGGGCGGTCGAACTCGGCGTCGAGAAGGTGATCGAGGACTCCTCGGGCAACGCCGGTGCCGCGATCGCCACCTACGCTGCACGGGCGGGGCTCCCCGCCGACATCTACGTCCCCGAGGACGTCAAACAGTCGAAACTGATGGCGATCCAGCGCGTCGACGCCCGGCCCGTCCGGGTGCCGGGCTCGCGCGAGGACGTCACGGCCGCCTGCGTCGACGCCGTCGAGGGCGTCCGTGCGGCCACCGGCAACCAAAACGGCGCGGCGGCTGACCGTGAGGGTAGTGACGGCCACCCGACCCCCGCCGACGGCCATCCGGACGCCCCCTATCAGACCGGACGCGGCTGGTACGCCAGTCACGCCTGGAACCCCGCCTTCTACGCGGGGACGATGACGTTCGCCTTCGAGATCGCCGCCCAGCGCGAGTGGAGCGCCCCCGACGCGCTCGTCCTCCCGATCGGACACGGGACGCTCTTCCTGGGAGCCTACCGCGGCTTCGACCTCCTCCGTGAGGCAGGCATCACCGACACGATACCTCGTCTGCTCGGCGTCCAGTCGGTCGGCTACGACCCGATTGTCACCGTCGTCGACGGCGACCGCGTCGTCGAGGAAGGCGAATCCGAGGCGTCCATCGCCGACGGCATCCAGATCCGCGAGCCCGCCCGCGGCAGTCAGATCGTCGAGGCGATCGAAGCGACGGACGGGACCGCCATCGGCCTCGGCGACGGCGCGGTCGAGAACGCCCTCGATCGACTCCACCGCGGCGGGTTCTACGTCGAACCCACGACGGCCGTCGCGCCGGCCGCACTCGCCCACCTGCGCGAACTGGGCCACCTCGACGAAGACGAGGACGTCGTCGTGCCGTTGACCGGCTCCGGCCTGAAGACGATGTAG
- the citZ gene encoding citrate synthase → MADELTKGLEGVLAAESELSSIDGDAGRLIYRGYDIEDLAAEASFEEVLFLLWRGHLPTRDELDEFTAAMADERTIDDAVEETIRSLAAADEEPMAAMRTAVSMLSATDGDADAPADDREAARRKARRIVAKTPTILAAYDRVRQGESPIDPDPDLGLAANFLYMLTGEEPDEVAAETFDQALILHADHGLNASTFTAMVVGSTMADMYAAVTAGVGALSGPLHGGANQDVMEVMFEIDESDLDPREWVQRATDEGRRIPGFGHRVYNVKDPRAKILQVRSEELAANGDDTWCEITTTIEDYLSEEKGLVEKGIAPNVDFYSGSVYYQLGIPIDMYTPIFAMSRTGGWTAHVLEYQADNRLIRPRGRYIGPEEREYVPIDER, encoded by the coding sequence ATGGCTGACGAGCTCACCAAAGGGCTAGAAGGTGTACTCGCCGCGGAATCCGAGCTGAGCTCGATCGACGGCGACGCGGGCCGGCTGATCTACCGTGGCTACGACATCGAGGACCTGGCGGCCGAGGCATCCTTCGAGGAGGTGCTCTTCTTGCTCTGGCGGGGCCACCTCCCGACACGGGACGAACTCGACGAGTTCACGGCCGCGATGGCCGACGAACGCACGATCGACGACGCCGTCGAAGAGACGATCCGTTCGCTCGCGGCGGCCGACGAGGAACCGATGGCCGCGATGCGGACCGCCGTCTCGATGCTCTCGGCGACCGACGGGGACGCCGACGCCCCCGCCGACGATCGTGAGGCGGCCCGCCGGAAGGCCCGCCGGATCGTCGCGAAGACGCCCACGATCCTCGCGGCGTACGATCGCGTGCGCCAGGGCGAATCGCCGATCGATCCCGATCCCGACCTCGGGCTCGCGGCGAACTTCCTCTACATGCTCACCGGCGAGGAACCCGACGAGGTGGCCGCCGAGACGTTCGACCAGGCGCTGATCCTCCACGCCGACCACGGCCTGAACGCCTCGACGTTCACCGCGATGGTCGTCGGCTCGACGATGGCGGACATGTACGCGGCCGTCACGGCCGGCGTCGGCGCCCTCTCCGGCCCGCTCCACGGCGGGGCGAACCAGGACGTCATGGAGGTCATGTTCGAGATCGACGAGAGCGACCTCGATCCCCGCGAGTGGGTGCAGCGCGCGACGGACGAGGGCCGACGCATCCCCGGCTTCGGCCACCGCGTCTACAACGTCAAAGACCCGCGCGCGAAGATCCTCCAGGTCCGGAGCGAGGAACTCGCCGCGAACGGCGACGACACCTGGTGCGAGATCACGACGACGATCGAGGACTACCTCTCCGAGGAGAAGGGCCTCGTCGAGAAGGGAATCGCCCCTAACGTCGACTTCTACTCCGGGTCGGTCTACTATCAGCTGGGCATCCCGATCGACATGTACACGCCCATCTTCGCGATGAGCCGCACCGGTGGCTGGACCGCACACGTTCTCGAATATCAGGCAGACAATCGCTTGATCCGCCCGCGCGGGCGCTACATCGGCCCCGAAGAGCGGGAGTACGTCCCGATCGACGAGCGATAA